From Bacteroidales bacterium, one genomic window encodes:
- a CDS encoding glycosyltransferase family 2 protein: MNLSEERSDPTNEASLLSVLVPVYNEAECLHECYTRLSAVLDRLPCASEILFVNDGSTDGSLAMIHALHDHDRRVSYIDLSRNFGKETAMSAGIDYIRGNILLIIDADLQHPPELIPEMLSGIMEGYDDVYGCRKSRNGETRMKKWTSKAYYRFLGVLSEVPVQKDTGDFRMFSRKSIMALRELKETERNMKGLFSYIGFRKKAVYYEQNARLAGCTKWNYLKLVNLAIKGLTSFSVIPLRLVSIAGLVTSVAAFIYLVIVFIKAAVWGDPVGGYPSLMCILLLVGGFIMLALGIIGEYLGIIYNETKKRPGYFINRYCSHREEQFHSKEEDYTKSIGVN; this comes from the coding sequence ATGAACTTATCAGAAGAAAGATCGGATCCAACGAATGAGGCATCGCTGCTGAGCGTGCTCGTGCCTGTATACAATGAGGCGGAATGCCTGCATGAATGCTACACCCGGCTATCGGCGGTACTGGACCGGCTGCCCTGTGCTTCGGAGATCCTGTTTGTCAACGACGGAAGTACAGACGGCTCATTGGCCATGATCCATGCTTTGCATGACCACGACCGGCGTGTAAGCTATATCGACCTGTCGCGGAATTTTGGAAAGGAAACCGCCATGAGTGCAGGCATCGATTACATCCGGGGAAACATATTGCTGATCATCGATGCCGACCTGCAGCACCCGCCGGAATTGATCCCTGAAATGCTCTCCGGGATCATGGAAGGTTATGATGACGTGTATGGCTGCCGTAAGAGCCGCAATGGGGAAACGCGCATGAAAAAATGGACATCAAAGGCCTATTACCGGTTCCTGGGCGTATTGTCGGAAGTTCCGGTACAGAAAGACACCGGCGATTTCCGGATGTTCAGCCGCAAATCCATCATGGCTTTGCGCGAGCTGAAAGAAACGGAACGCAACATGAAGGGTTTGTTCTCTTACATCGGCTTCCGCAAGAAGGCTGTATATTATGAACAGAATGCCCGTTTGGCGGGTTGTACCAAGTGGAATTACCTGAAACTGGTCAATCTGGCGATAAAGGGACTGACCTCATTTTCCGTCATACCGTTGAGGCTGGTGTCCATTGCCGGGTTGGTCACTTCCGTTGCCGCATTCATCTATCTGGTCATTGTCTTTATCAAAGCAGCGGTCTGGGGTGACCCGGTGGGAGGTTATCCCTCCCTGATGTGTATCCTGCTGCTGGTAGGCGGGTTCATTATGCTGGCACTGGGTATCATCGGCGAATACCTGGGCATTATCTACAACGAAACCAAAAAACGTCCCGGATATTTTATCAATAGATACTGCTCACACCGGGAAGAACAGTTTCATTCAAAAGAAGAAGATTATACCAAAAGCATTGGCGTTAATTAA